The following coding sequences are from one Stigmatopora nigra isolate UIUO_SnigA chromosome 10, RoL_Snig_1.1, whole genome shotgun sequence window:
- the mst1ra gene encoding macrophage-stimulating protein receptor has translation MPTWTAILLPLLTWIRISISQEQHTCPSGPFNQVDFSVQYPLPHFQTSNPIQNIVANPLNQEIYIASQNLVEAIDDKLNQIWEIKTGPMGNPQCQTCHLCNTTLDPNDLENTENQVLLLDLSFLTYLYICGSTQNGICFFIDLENQPPQPQCLYKWNQNSPSYCPDCLASPLGTKITIVDQAATSYFFVAASVNDNVTQKYPRKSVSVVRPLSTEDGFQMVMEGLTVLPHLRDSYRIDYIYSFSTQDFVYFLSLQRENPSKGDSAFQTRLARLPVGTHEVWMYREMVLECRYEPKRRKREPFRDIVYNGLVAAYFGHAGKDLASELSVDETEDILYGVFARVDVDGNPQKDSALCALSLSDINNQIDKGVDDCCRSGSEQLSRGLCHFQTCENCPHESGNDTCTTKPTLVSKTYHRGDLFNQKMRNVLFTSILVTVTGRQTLGHFGTSDGRILQVILTLDTPFIFANYSLGEKPISRTATVLNEDSLLFVAGNQLFRVPTIGPGCTHFVTCHTCLTAPRFMNCGWCSGMCSRQEECALPWNKLSCEPVITKFFPQTAPAGGETELTLCGRQFRSPWRLPITNGVTHTVTVGSALCTVLPDRSRSQVLVCKLKEKVPNLNLTINLEVHEGKTRAEYSIEGTARVSGFSLVEPSIIKITPEHGPAFGGTLITLMGHYLDSGMKRETFIADQKCQMQTTPLEENGSLSSIVCLTPTSPNIGIVPIKVVIDNFEVTTTKMFHYKKNPVITSVYPHCSFSSGSKLTIEGQNLDSAHKTVIQYTSKISGWETQHLECNRTGMATELTCQAPVFPLDPTEERSDVGFLFIHMDGRKNVWNGRFEYHPDAKVIPFENEDNVLLLKPGETEVSLHHQKLNKVNSCMKITMTIGNVDCNAQVLLNELTCRIPKNLVIPSQGLPVRVTVNGEPHEVGTVLYEENNNNSIIAAIVLGIIFASVAGAGIASVVMIHLKKKKRAIIENRLSARLSMNRLGSRGETSPTGDYRQGSSNTSASGGIAFQGPLYAASYAHLVVPLIPQDSVSMISLNSDLLEEVKDVLIPAEMLRVETSKSIGQGHFGTVYHGYLKDSKKQEMHCAVKSLNRITDLKEVDQFLREGIIMKGFHHPNILSLLGIMLPKEGLPLVVLPYMKHGDVRHFIRSPQRNPTVKDLIGFGLQVAKGMQYLAQKKFVHRDLAARNCMLDETFTVKVADFGMARDIYDKEYYSIQDHRRAKLPVKWMAIESLRTQKFTTKSDVWSYGVLMWELLTRGASPYPEVDPYDITHYLLRGRRLPQPQYCPDRLYSIMLACWNPEPEYRPTFNGLVADVQNILSCLQGEHYINLKVDYVNLDQARAYPSLTASADEAEGSDSDTSGGDDKENLENLENS, from the exons ATGCCAACCTGGACGGCCATCTTACTGCCACTCCTTACCTGGATCCGGATTAGCATTTCCCAAGAACAACACACCTGTCCATCCGGTCCTTTCAACCAAGTGGACTTCTCAGTCCAATACCCATTACCCCATTTCCAAACATCGAATCCAATCCAGAACATAGTCGCCAACCCTCTCAACCAAGAAATCTACATCGCCTCCCAAAACCTGGTCGAGGCCATAGACGACAAACTAAACCAAATATGGGAAATCAAAACTGGTCCAATGGGGAATCCGCAATGCCAAACCTGCCATCTTTGCAACACAACTCTAGACCCCAACGACctggaaaacacagaaaaccaaGTCTTACTTCTAGATCTATCCTTCCTAACATACCTGTACATATGCGGTAGTACCCAAAACGGTATTTGTTTCTTCATCGATTTGGAAAACCAACCACCACAACCTCAATGTTTATACAAATGGAACCAAAACTCTCCGTCTTACTGCCCAGACTGTCTAGCTAGTCCACTAGGGACTAAAATCACCATCGTAGACCAAGCCGCTACCTCATACTTCTTCGTAGCGGCTTCGGTCAATGACAACGTAACACAAAAGTACCCCCGTAAGTCTGTATCCGTTGTAAGACCACTATCAACCGAAGATGGATTCCAAATGGTCATGGAAGGCTTGACAGTACTACCACACTTAAGGGACTCATACAGAATTGATTATATCTACAGTTTCTCTACCCAGGACTTTGTTTATTTCCTTTCCTTACAAAGGGAGAACCCTTCCAAGGGCGATTCGGCTTTTCAGACCCGTTTAGCAAGGTTACCAGTGGGTACCCACGAAGTATGGATGTACAGGGAGATGGTTTTGGAGTGTAGGTACGAACCCAAGCGACGTAAGAGGGAACCGTTTAGGGATATCGTGTATAACGGACTAGTTGCGGCGTACTTTGGTCATGCAGGGAAGGATTTGGCTTCGGAGTTATCGGTGGATGAAACTGAGGATATTCTCTATGGAGTATTTGCAAGGGTGGATGTGGATGGTAACCCGCAGAAGGATTCGGCGTTGTGTGCTTTGTCCTTGAGTGACATAAACAATCAGATTGACAAGGGAGTGGACGATTGTTGCAGATCCGGAAGTGAGCAATTATCAAGAGGACTGTGTCATTTTCAGACATGTGAAAACTGTCCGCATGAG TCAGGCAATGACACATGTACTACCAAACCCACACTGGTCTCAAAAACCTACCACAGAGGAGACCTTTTCAACCAGAAGATGAGGAATGTCCTCTTCACGTCCATCTTAGTTACTGTTACAGGAAGACAAACTCTGGGCCACTTTGGGACTTCAGATGGAAGAATCCTTCAG GTCATTCTAACACTGGACACACCCTTTATCTTTGCCAACTACTCTCTTGGAGAAAAGCCCATATCTAGGACAGCAACTGTCCTCAATGAAGACTCGCTACTTTTTGTAGCTGGAAATCAG TTGTTTAGAGTACCTACCATAGGACCAGGCTGTACACATTTCGTCACCTGCCACACATGTTTGACGGCACCCCGTTTTATGAACTGTGGCTGGTGCTCGGGAATGTGCTCGAGGCAAGAGGAGTGCGCCTTACCGTGGAACAAACTTTCTTGTGAGCCAGTTATAACAAAG TTTTTCCCCCAAACGGCACCAGCGGGTGGGGAAACGGAACTGACACTTTGCGGGAGACAGTTTCGATCTCCTTGGAGACTGCCTATCACTAATGGTGTCACCCATACAGTCACTGTAGGATCAGCTTTGTGTACCGTCTTGCCTGACCGGAGCAGAAGTCAAGT CCTCGTCTGCAAACTAAAGGAAAAAGTGCCAAACCTCAATTTAACAATCAATCTGGAAGTCCACGAAGGGAAAACAAGAGCCGAATACTCCATTGAAGGAACAGCTCGGGTGTCTGGCTTCTCTCTAGTG GAGCCCAGCATCATAAAAATCACCCCTGAACACGGTCCAGCTTTTGGCGGGACGCTAATAACACTGATGGGCCACTACCTCGATTCTGGGATGAAGAGGGAAACATTCATTGCGGACCAAAAGTGCCAAATGCAAAC CACTCCTCTAGAAGAAAATGGGTCTTTATCCTCAATTGTATGCCTTACCCCAACTTCTCCAAACATCGGGATTGTCCCTATCAAAGTGGTCATCGACAACTTCGAGGTTACCACCACCAAGATGTTCCACTACAAGAAAAACCCTGTCATAACCTCCGTGTATCCTCATTGCAGTTTCAGCAG TGGTTCCAAGTTGACGATCGAGGGTCAGAATCTGGACTCTGCACATAAAACTGTGATACAGTACACTTCGAAAATATCCGGGTGGGAAACCCAACACCTG GAGTGTAACAGGACAGGAATGGCTACCGAGTTAACATGCCAAGCCCCCGTTTTCCCATTGGACCCGACAGAAGAAAGGTCAGATGTCGGATTTCTTTTCATACACATGGACGGCAGAAAAAATGTCTGGAATGGACGTTTTGAGTACCACCCAGACGCTAAAGTCATTCCATTTGAAAACGAAGACAATGTTTTACTCCTTAAACCGGGAGAGACTGAAGTATCGCTTCAT CATCAAAAACTAAACAAGGTGAATTCATGTATGAAGATTACCATGACAATCGGAAATGTGGATTGTAACGCCCAAGTTTTGCTGAATGAGCTGACCTGCAGGATTCCGAAGAACCTAGTAATTCCCAGCCAGGGATTACCTGTCAGG GTCACCGTGAACGGCGAACCACACGAAGTGGGTACCGTCCTCTACGAAGAGAACAATAACAACTCAATCATCGCGGCCATTGTTCTGGGTATCATCTTCGCCTCGGTGGCAGGCGCCGGTATCGCCTCGGTTGTGatgattcatttgaaaaagaagaAGCGAG CAATCATCGAGAATCGTTTAAGCGCCAGGCTTTCCATGAACCGCTTGGGTAGTCGTGGTGAAACGTCTCCGACGGGTGACTATCGACAAG GTTCCAGCAATACATCCGCTTCAGGTGGGATTGCCTTTCAAGGTCCGTTGTACGCCGCCAGCTACGCCCACCTGGTCGTTCCTCTGATCCCTCAGGATAGCGTCTCCATGATTAGTCTTAATTCGGACCTGCTCGAGGAGGTCAAAGACGTTTTAATCCCTGCCGAAATGCTCAGGGTTGAAACGAGCAAGAGCATTGGGCAAG GTCACTTTGGAACTGTGTACCATGGATATCTAAAGGACAGCAAAAAGCAAGAGATGCACTGTGCTGTAAAATCACTAAATC GTATCACGGATTTAAAAGAAGTGGACCAGTTTCTCCGAGAAGGAATCATAATGAAAGGTTTCCACCACCCCAACATTTTGTCCCTTCTTGGCATTATGCTACCAAAAGAAGGGCTCCCTCTGGTGGTCCTGCCATACATGAAGCACGGCGATGTGCGGCATTTTATCCGCTCGCCGCAAAGG AATCCAACAGTAAAAGACCTGATTGGCTTTGGACTTCAAGTTGCTAAAGGGATGCAGTATTTAGCGCAAAAGAAATTTGTGCATAGAGACCTCGCAGCTCGAAATTGCAT gcTGGACGAGACCTTCACCGTCAAAGTAGCCGACTTCGGTATGGCACGTGACATATACGACAAGGAGTACTATAGTATTCAAGACCACAGGAGGGCGAAGTTACCCGTCAAGTGGATGGCTATCGAAAGCTTACGCACACAAAAATTCACCACCAAATCTGACGTT TGGTCCTACGGTGTGTTAATGTGGGAGCTACTAACCAGGGGGGCTAGTCCATACCCAGAAGTTGACCCCTATGACATCACGCACTATCTACTGAGGGGGCGTCGGCTACCTCAGCCACAGTATTGCCCTGATAGGCT CTATTCCATCATGTTAGCATGTTGGAATCCAGAGCCGGAATATCGACCGACATTCAACGGATTGGTCGCAGATGTGCAGAATATCCTTTCCTGCCTACAGGGGGAGCACTACATCAACTTGAAGGTCGATTATGTCAACCTAGACCAGGCTAGAGCTTACCCGTCTCTGACCGCGTCTGCGGACGAAGCCGAGGGTTCGGATTCGGACACGAGTGGTGGAGATGATAAGGAAAACCTTGAAAACCTTGAAAACTCTTGA